One Sphingomonas limnosediminicola DNA segment encodes these proteins:
- a CDS encoding L,D-transpeptidase, whose product MRVLLASIALGTFAVAAIAQQPQTSLAAKTSWVAPGTKGSPITGELFHAQVLLDAAGFSPGVIDGRKGTSLTQAIKGFQEAKGLTVTGKLDGPTRTALLEQNKNSTVYVKLTADDVGGPFVYPFPKKPEDQAKLKFMGYRNMLEKVSERYHTTSDTIVALNGPDKLIGPGQTLRLPNVVPQSRDYGGADAKQAQLLNMLNVEATEPQGDFIVVDKTDGTMKVYKSDGSSNAAPKAEASSKQKGASPAVPSGTLVAQFPVTTGSSHDPLPLGAWKVGTYSFLPPFNYQPDLFWDVADDKAEQKLPPGPNGPVGVAWLDLNKEHYGIHGTNEPQTIEHTESHGCLRLTNWDVMRLSRMMKPGFTAYFVA is encoded by the coding sequence TTGCGCGTCCTTCTTGCTTCTATCGCCCTTGGCACGTTCGCCGTCGCCGCCATTGCCCAACAGCCGCAGACCTCGTTGGCTGCAAAGACCAGCTGGGTCGCGCCCGGCACGAAGGGGTCGCCGATCACCGGCGAGCTGTTCCATGCGCAAGTGCTGCTCGACGCTGCCGGATTCTCGCCGGGCGTCATCGACGGGCGCAAGGGAACCTCGCTAACCCAGGCGATCAAGGGCTTTCAGGAGGCAAAGGGCCTGACCGTGACCGGCAAGCTCGATGGGCCCACGCGGACCGCGCTTCTTGAGCAGAACAAGAACTCGACCGTTTACGTGAAGCTCACCGCGGACGACGTCGGCGGACCGTTCGTCTACCCGTTCCCGAAAAAGCCTGAGGATCAGGCGAAGCTCAAGTTCATGGGCTATCGCAACATGCTGGAGAAAGTCTCCGAACGCTATCACACGACATCGGACACGATCGTTGCGCTCAACGGCCCGGACAAGCTGATCGGACCGGGGCAAACGCTTCGGCTTCCCAATGTCGTTCCGCAGTCGCGCGACTATGGTGGCGCGGACGCCAAGCAGGCACAGCTGCTCAACATGCTCAATGTCGAGGCGACAGAGCCGCAGGGTGATTTCATCGTCGTCGACAAGACCGACGGAACGATGAAGGTCTACAAGTCCGACGGGTCATCCAACGCAGCGCCGAAGGCTGAGGCTTCCAGCAAGCAGAAGGGCGCGTCGCCGGCGGTGCCCAGCGGCACGCTCGTCGCGCAATTCCCGGTGACGACCGGCTCAAGCCACGATCCGCTGCCGCTCGGCGCCTGGAAGGTCGGCACTTATTCCTTCCTGCCGCCGTTCAATTATCAGCCCGACCTGTTCTGGGATGTCGCTGACGACAAGGCCGAGCAGAAGCTACCGCCGGGTCCTAACGGCCCGGTCGGTGTCGCCTGGCTCGACCTCAACAAGGAACATTACGGCATCCATGGCACCAATGAGCCGCAGACGATTGAACATACCGAGAGCCACGGTTGTTTGCGGTTGACGAATTGGGACGTCATGCGACTGTCCCGCATGATGAAGCCCGGCTTCACGGCTTATTTCGTCGCATAG
- a CDS encoding DUF72 domain-containing protein, with translation MQASTSSQIHVGCSGWVYKHWRGIFYRDGLPQTRWFHRYAEEFDTVEINASFYRLPPEKTFDGWHEKAPPGFRYAMKANRFITHLKKLVGCDEEIDRFIELCRRLGDALGPILYQLPPSLHKDVPRLETFMKRLPGDVEQVVEFRHKSWYDEEVLRMLDRYGVGFVAHDLVGLVSPRWASGRTAYARFHGTGGKYWGRYSDEQLVQWTDWCLDQARRGRSVWCYFNNDIHGHALDDARTLKSMVRQMNR, from the coding sequence ATGCAAGCCTCAACAAGCTCCCAAATCCATGTCGGCTGCTCCGGCTGGGTGTACAAGCACTGGCGTGGGATCTTCTATCGAGACGGCCTGCCGCAGACGCGTTGGTTCCACCGCTACGCCGAGGAGTTCGACACCGTCGAAATCAACGCGAGCTTCTATCGCCTGCCACCGGAAAAGACGTTCGACGGCTGGCACGAAAAAGCGCCGCCGGGCTTCCGATACGCGATGAAGGCAAACCGCTTCATTACGCATCTAAAAAAGCTGGTCGGGTGCGACGAAGAGATCGACCGCTTTATCGAGCTCTGCCGACGGCTCGGCGATGCGCTTGGGCCGATCCTCTACCAGCTACCGCCAAGCCTTCACAAAGACGTGCCGAGGTTGGAGACCTTCATGAAGCGGCTTCCTGGCGACGTGGAGCAGGTTGTCGAGTTCCGGCACAAGAGCTGGTACGACGAGGAAGTCCTCAGGATGCTCGACCGATATGGCGTTGGCTTTGTGGCCCACGATCTCGTCGGTCTGGTCTCGCCACGCTGGGCGAGCGGCCGCACGGCCTATGCCCGCTTCCATGGCACCGGCGGCAAATATTGGGGCCGATATTCCGACGAGCAGCTCGTCCAATGGACCGACTGGTGCCTGGATCAGGCGCGGCGCGGGCGAAGCGTCTGGTGCTATTTCAACAACGACATTCACGGCCATGCGCTGGACGACGCGCGGACGTTGAAGTCGATGGTGCGACAAATGAACCGCTGA
- the thiE gene encoding thiamine phosphate synthase: MDEADYDPIDFPPRERTEPAKLYLISPQDVGGTFPDRLKAALEPGIAAAFQLRVKDVDDHELARLAEPLQRICADADVAFIVNDSMALAKRLGADGVHLGQHDGDIREARALLGPAAQIGKTCHDSRHLAMEAGEAGADYVAFGAFYPTTTKPSDYRPDPSILTWWSALFEIPCVAIGGITAENAKPLVNAGADFLAVCQAIWGKDDAAAAVRAFDDVLGG, from the coding sequence TTGGACGAAGCCGATTATGACCCGATCGACTTTCCGCCGCGCGAGCGGACGGAACCGGCGAAGCTATACCTGATCAGCCCGCAGGACGTCGGCGGCACGTTCCCCGACCGGCTGAAGGCTGCGCTGGAACCGGGCATCGCGGCCGCATTTCAGCTGCGCGTGAAGGACGTCGACGACCATGAGCTCGCACGGCTTGCCGAGCCGTTGCAGCGCATTTGCGCCGATGCTGACGTAGCCTTCATTGTCAACGACAGCATGGCGCTCGCGAAACGCCTTGGCGCCGATGGCGTTCACCTCGGCCAGCACGACGGCGACATTCGCGAAGCCCGTGCGTTGCTTGGCCCTGCCGCGCAAATCGGCAAAACCTGCCACGACAGCCGCCATCTCGCGATGGAAGCGGGGGAAGCGGGCGCCGACTATGTCGCGTTCGGCGCTTTCTATCCGACAACGACCAAGCCCTCCGATTATCGCCCAGACCCTTCGATCCTGACCTGGTGGTCGGCACTGTTCGAAATTCCCTGCGTCGCAATCGGCGGCATCACTGCCGAGAACGCGAAGCCGCTTGTCAATGCGGGTGCTGATTTCCTCGCTGTCTGCCAGGCGATTTGGGGCAAGGACGATGCGGCGGCCGCAGTGCGGGCCTTTGACGACGTCCTCGGAGGTTAG
- a CDS encoding fructose bisphosphate aldolase, protein MTMINEQMRAKIAGGDGFIAALDQSGGSTPKALQGYGVEEDAWSTEEEMYGLIHQMRSRIITSPCFGSGKVIGAILFERTMDGTVDGKPTPQALIDQGVVPFIKIDKGLEAEENGVQLMKPMPELDRLLERAKSLDVFGTKERSVINEANMSGIAVLVAQQFQIAKQVIAHDLMPVVEPEVNIKSADRATSDELLLTAILEELDALPDGQQVMLKLSIPAKPGLFEPLVDHPKVLRVVALSGGFSRAEACRELAKNRGMIASFSRALLSDLRAQQSDQEFNDTLGSAIDEIYRASTTKVAA, encoded by the coding sequence ATGACGATGATCAACGAGCAGATGCGCGCCAAGATTGCCGGCGGCGATGGGTTCATTGCCGCGCTGGACCAGTCAGGCGGTTCAACGCCGAAGGCGCTTCAGGGCTATGGAGTTGAGGAGGACGCGTGGTCGACCGAAGAGGAAATGTACGGCCTCATCCACCAGATGCGGTCCCGTATCATCACCTCTCCGTGCTTCGGCAGCGGCAAGGTCATCGGCGCGATCCTGTTCGAACGGACGATGGACGGGACGGTCGACGGCAAGCCGACGCCGCAAGCGTTGATCGACCAGGGCGTCGTTCCCTTCATCAAGATCGACAAGGGGCTGGAAGCCGAGGAAAATGGCGTCCAGCTGATGAAGCCGATGCCGGAGCTGGACAGGCTTCTCGAGCGCGCCAAGTCCCTTGACGTATTTGGCACCAAGGAACGCTCGGTCATCAACGAAGCGAACATGTCGGGAATCGCCGTTCTCGTCGCGCAGCAGTTCCAGATCGCCAAGCAGGTGATCGCGCATGACCTAATGCCGGTCGTCGAGCCCGAAGTGAACATCAAAAGCGCAGACCGCGCCACGAGCGACGAGCTCCTGCTGACGGCCATCCTCGAAGAACTCGACGCCTTGCCCGATGGGCAGCAGGTCATGCTGAAGCTTTCCATTCCAGCCAAGCCCGGCTTGTTCGAGCCGCTCGTCGATCATCCGAAGGTCCTGCGGGTCGTGGCGTTGTCCGGCGGTTTCTCGCGCGCGGAAGCCTGCCGAGAGTTGGCGAAGAACCGCGGCATGATCGCCAGCTTTAGCCGCGCGCTGTTGTCCGATCTTCGCGCCCAGCAAAGCGATCAGGAGTTCAACGACACGCTCGGTTCGGCGATCGACGAGATTTACCGGGCATCCACGACCAAGGTTGCGGCCTGA
- a CDS encoding VOC family protein, which produces MINIESADHVVLRVLDVEKVGAFYIDVLGGRWDRRRDDIGLHHLRLGNMMIDLVPVDGQLGRTGGAAPGSEGRNVDHVAYRVRPWDGEAILAKLKSHGIEGQIKSRYGADGDGPSIFFKDPEGNGVELKGPPPPEGSVQTAG; this is translated from the coding sequence ATGATCAACATCGAGTCCGCCGATCACGTCGTGCTCCGAGTGCTTGACGTCGAGAAAGTCGGCGCATTCTACATCGATGTGCTGGGCGGACGGTGGGATCGCCGCCGCGATGACATCGGCCTCCACCACCTGCGTCTTGGGAACATGATGATCGACCTGGTGCCGGTGGACGGACAGCTCGGCCGGACCGGCGGCGCCGCTCCCGGCAGCGAAGGCCGGAACGTGGATCATGTCGCCTATCGCGTGCGGCCCTGGGACGGCGAAGCCATCCTCGCCAAGCTTAAGAGCCACGGCATCGAGGGCCAGATAAAATCTCGTTATGGTGCGGACGGCGACGGACCGTCGATCTTCTTCAAGGATCCGGAAGGCAATGGCGTCGAACTGAAAGGGCCGCCACCCCCCGAAGGATCAGTGCAAACAGCAGGGTGA
- a CDS encoding phosphoglycerate kinase → MSRFKTLDDLPDDLTGSKVLVRVDLNVPMDGARVTDDTRLRAMLPTVLELSDRGAIVLLLSHSGRPKGETRPDMSTAQLVMPVHRLAGRSVRFIEDCQGPEAERAITTMLPGNIGILENTRFHLGEEKNDPELAKGMAALGDFYVNDAFSVSHRAHASTEGITHYRPSFAGRAMEAELKALERALGNPERPVAAVVGGAKVSTKLAVLGHLVTKVDHLIIGGGMANTFLAVRGVNVGKSLCEHELTGEAESIIDRAEEAGCTIHLPYDVVVAKEFAPNPPSMRTCNVHEVQPDEMILDVGPAAVEAQADVLKTCCTLVWNGPLGAFETPPFDAATVALAKTAAALTKEGSLVSVAGGGDTVAALNHAGVAADFTFVSTAGGAFLEWMEGRTLPGVAALERQ, encoded by the coding sequence ATGAGCCGCTTCAAAACCCTCGACGACCTGCCGGACGATCTGACCGGCAGCAAAGTGCTGGTGCGCGTCGACCTCAACGTGCCCATGGATGGTGCGCGTGTTACCGACGATACGCGGCTCCGGGCGATGCTGCCGACGGTGCTCGAGCTAAGCGACCGCGGCGCCATTGTGCTGCTGCTGTCTCACTCTGGTCGGCCCAAGGGCGAAACGCGACCGGACATGTCCACGGCACAGCTGGTGATGCCGGTCCATCGGCTCGCGGGCCGTTCGGTGCGCTTCATCGAGGATTGCCAGGGGCCGGAGGCGGAGCGGGCCATCACCACGATGCTACCTGGCAATATCGGCATTCTCGAAAACACGCGCTTCCATCTCGGCGAGGAAAAGAACGATCCCGAACTCGCCAAGGGTATGGCAGCGCTGGGGGATTTCTACGTCAACGACGCATTCTCCGTGTCGCACCGCGCCCACGCCTCGACCGAAGGCATCACCCACTATCGCCCGAGCTTCGCCGGCCGCGCGATGGAAGCGGAACTCAAGGCGCTCGAACGCGCGCTCGGCAATCCGGAGCGACCGGTGGCGGCGGTCGTCGGCGGCGCCAAGGTTTCGACTAAGCTCGCCGTCCTCGGCCATCTCGTCACCAAGGTCGATCACCTGATCATCGGTGGCGGCATGGCCAACACGTTCCTCGCGGTCCGCGGGGTCAATGTCGGAAAGTCCCTGTGCGAGCATGAACTCACCGGAGAGGCGGAAAGCATCATCGACCGCGCCGAGGAGGCTGGCTGCACCATCCACCTTCCGTACGACGTCGTTGTGGCAAAGGAATTCGCGCCGAACCCACCGAGCATGCGGACCTGCAATGTGCACGAGGTCCAGCCCGACGAAATGATCCTGGACGTGGGCCCGGCGGCGGTCGAGGCGCAGGCCGATGTGCTGAAGACGTGTTGCACCTTGGTTTGGAACGGCCCGCTCGGTGCCTTCGAGACGCCTCCATTCGACGCCGCCACCGTGGCGCTGGCGAAGACGGCCGCCGCGCTGACGAAGGAAGGATCGCTCGTTTCGGTCGCCGGCGGTGGAGACACCGTTGCGGCACTTAATCACGCCGGCGTCGCCGCTGACTTCACCTTCGTGTCGACCGCTGGCGGCGCATTTCTTGAATGGATGGAAGGCCGCACGCTTCCCGGCGTCGCTGCGCTCGAACGCCAATGA
- the gap gene encoding type I glyceraldehyde-3-phosphate dehydrogenase, producing the protein MTKVAINGFGRIGRLVARAILERPDCGLELVSVNDLADAKANAWLFKHDSVHGKFPGDVKAEGSDIVVDGKKIHVTAEKDPANLPHGAQGIDIVLECTGFFTDRASAEKHIAAGAKKVLISAPAKGVDLTVVYGVNDDKLTAAHKIVSNASCTTNCLAPVAKVLNDALGIERGLMTTVHAYTNDQKILDQIHPDLRRARAAAMSMIPTTTGAARAVGEVLPELKGKLDGSAIRVPVPDVSLVDLTFTPKRDTTHEEVNQILKTASETDRLKGILDYTDEPLVSIDLMHTPASSTVDSLETAVLDGKLVRVVSWYDNEWGFSNRMIDTAAAMGKLG; encoded by the coding sequence ATGACGAAAGTTGCAATCAACGGCTTCGGCCGCATCGGCCGCCTGGTCGCTCGCGCGATCCTCGAGCGTCCCGACTGCGGGCTCGAGCTGGTGTCGGTAAACGACCTTGCGGACGCCAAGGCCAATGCGTGGCTGTTCAAGCACGACAGCGTCCACGGCAAGTTCCCGGGCGACGTAAAGGCCGAAGGCAGCGACATCGTCGTGGACGGCAAGAAGATCCATGTGACGGCCGAAAAGGATCCGGCCAATCTCCCGCACGGGGCCCAGGGCATCGACATCGTTCTCGAATGCACCGGCTTCTTCACCGACCGTGCGAGCGCAGAGAAGCACATCGCCGCTGGTGCCAAGAAGGTCCTGATCTCCGCGCCGGCCAAGGGCGTCGACCTCACCGTCGTCTACGGAGTCAACGACGATAAGCTGACGGCGGCGCACAAGATCGTCTCCAACGCGTCCTGCACCACCAACTGCCTGGCGCCGGTCGCCAAGGTTTTGAACGACGCCCTGGGCATCGAACGCGGCCTGATGACCACGGTCCACGCTTACACCAACGACCAGAAAATCCTCGACCAGATCCACCCCGACCTCCGTCGCGCACGCGCTGCCGCCATGTCGATGATCCCGACCACGACGGGCGCCGCCCGCGCGGTCGGAGAAGTGCTTCCGGAGCTCAAGGGCAAGCTCGACGGCTCCGCGATCCGCGTGCCGGTGCCGGACGTGAGCCTCGTCGATCTGACCTTCACCCCAAAGCGCGACACCACGCATGAGGAAGTGAACCAGATACTCAAGACCGCTTCGGAGACCGATCGCCTGAAGGGCATCCTCGATTACACCGATGAGCCTTTGGTCTCGATCGATCTCATGCACACGCCGGCAAGCTCGACAGTCGACAGCCTCGAAACGGCTGTGCTCGACGGCAAGCTCGTCCGCGTCGTTAGCTGGTACGACAATGAATGGGGCTTCTCGAACCGCATGATCGATACCGCCGCGGCAATGGGGAAGCTCGGCTGA
- the tkt gene encoding transketolase, with protein sequence MQPTHRRLANAIRALAMDAVEAANSGHPGMPMGMADAATALFTRHLKFDASDPHWADRDRFILSAGHGSMLIYALLYLTGYDRPTLEDIKHFRKLGSPTAGHPENFELPGVEVTTGPLGQGVAMAVGMAIAERHLNAVYGDDLVDHKTFVIAGDGDLMEGVNHEAVGLAGNLKLGRLIVLWDDNSITIDGSTELSRNEDVVARHQAAQWHTCECDGLDADDVSRAIEKAVADPRPSLIRCRTIIGFGAPNKQGTSATHGAALGKDEVEAARAELGLEPQEFTIPEDVLTAWRAAGKRGAVEHALWKERLDASGRKEDFQRRLNGKVHDGWLRPYIDKLLQDLKPVATRKASEMALEAINAAIPATIGGSADLTGSNNTKTKNIEPLTPENYGGRYIYYGIREFGMAAAMNGMALHGGVIPYGGTFLVFTDYARPAIRLSALQEARVVYVMTHDSIGLGEDGPTHQPIEHLQSLRAMPQLEVYRPADAVETAESWALALSSDLPSVLALTRQNLRPVRTEMAGENLTARGAYRLKPAENARKVIIMATGSEVEIALDAAERLEAQGIGTDVVSMPCTERFDAQPWDYREDILPDVSNREILRVSIEAGTTFGWERYTGLHGLRIGIDRFGVSAPAPDAYDYFGLTPDKVATRITDFMKQRGFQ encoded by the coding sequence ATGCAGCCGACCCACCGCCGCCTCGCAAACGCCATTCGCGCTCTGGCCATGGACGCGGTCGAGGCCGCAAACAGCGGGCATCCGGGCATGCCGATGGGCATGGCCGACGCGGCAACCGCGCTCTTCACACGGCACCTGAAGTTCGACGCGAGCGACCCGCACTGGGCAGACCGCGACCGGTTTATTCTTTCTGCCGGCCACGGCTCGATGCTCATCTACGCCTTGCTCTACCTCACCGGGTACGACCGGCCGACGCTCGAGGACATCAAGCACTTCCGGAAGCTCGGCAGCCCGACGGCGGGCCATCCCGAGAATTTCGAGCTGCCGGGCGTCGAAGTCACCACCGGTCCGCTCGGCCAGGGCGTCGCGATGGCGGTCGGCATGGCGATCGCCGAGCGGCACCTTAACGCTGTCTACGGCGACGATCTCGTCGACCATAAGACCTTTGTGATCGCCGGAGACGGCGACCTCATGGAGGGCGTCAATCACGAAGCGGTGGGTCTAGCCGGCAACCTGAAGCTCGGCCGCCTGATCGTCCTGTGGGACGACAACAGCATCACCATCGACGGCTCGACCGAGCTATCGCGCAACGAAGACGTGGTCGCTCGCCACCAGGCCGCACAATGGCACACTTGCGAATGCGACGGTCTCGACGCCGATGACGTGAGCCGCGCGATTGAGAAAGCGGTGGCCGATCCGCGCCCCAGCCTCATCCGCTGCCGCACCATCATCGGCTTCGGCGCTCCGAACAAGCAGGGCACATCGGCGACCCACGGCGCTGCACTCGGCAAGGACGAGGTCGAAGCGGCGCGGGCCGAGCTCGGCCTGGAGCCGCAGGAATTCACCATCCCCGAAGACGTGCTCACCGCCTGGCGCGCCGCCGGCAAGCGCGGGGCCGTCGAACATGCGCTGTGGAAGGAGCGGCTGGACGCCAGCGGCCGGAAGGAAGATTTCCAGCGCCGCCTCAATGGCAAGGTCCATGACGGCTGGCTTCGGCCCTACATCGACAAGCTGCTGCAGGACCTGAAGCCGGTAGCGACGCGCAAAGCGTCCGAAATGGCACTCGAAGCGATCAACGCCGCGATCCCGGCGACCATCGGCGGCTCGGCAGACCTCACCGGTTCCAACAACACCAAGACCAAGAATATCGAGCCGCTAACGCCGGAAAACTACGGCGGCCGTTACATTTATTACGGCATCCGCGAGTTCGGCATGGCGGCGGCGATGAACGGCATGGCGCTGCATGGCGGCGTCATCCCATACGGCGGCACCTTCCTCGTATTCACCGATTATGCCCGTCCGGCGATCCGGCTCTCGGCGCTGCAGGAAGCGCGCGTCGTCTACGTGATGACCCACGATTCCATCGGACTTGGCGAAGACGGCCCGACGCACCAGCCGATCGAGCATCTCCAAAGCCTCCGCGCCATGCCGCAGCTGGAAGTCTATCGACCGGCAGACGCCGTCGAGACCGCGGAGAGCTGGGCGCTGGCGCTGTCGAGCGACCTGCCAAGCGTACTCGCGCTCACCCGCCAGAACCTTCGCCCCGTGCGCACCGAAATGGCCGGCGAGAACCTGACCGCGCGTGGCGCCTATCGCCTCAAGCCCGCCGAGAACGCCCGCAAGGTCATCATCATGGCGACCGGCTCAGAAGTGGAAATCGCGCTCGACGCCGCCGAACGCCTTGAAGCGCAGGGCATCGGCACCGACGTGGTCTCCATGCCTTGCACCGAGCGCTTCGACGCGCAGCCCTGGGATTATCGCGAGGACATTCTTCCCGACGTCAGCAATCGGGAGATCCTGCGCGTGTCGATCGAGGCCGGCACCACCTTCGGGTGGGAGCGCTACACCGGCCTCCACGGCCTTCGCATCGGCATCGACCGTTTCGGCGTCTCCGCGCCAGCGCCCGACGCCTACGACTATTTCGGCCTGACCCCCGACAAGGTCGCCACTCGCATCACCGACTTCATGAAACAAAGAGGCTTCCAATGA
- a CDS encoding cell division protein ZapA — translation MAALVDVSIAGRSYQVACREGEEENLRAAAKLVDGKSREALAGLGTLSETRQFLFAALLLADQLIDKDPDDPAVSVSPSLPAGPDPAVVNRAVSLADRLESIADALEREAPNP, via the coding sequence ATGGCCGCGCTGGTGGACGTTTCGATCGCCGGGCGGTCATACCAGGTCGCCTGCCGCGAGGGCGAAGAGGAAAATCTTCGCGCCGCTGCAAAGCTGGTGGACGGCAAGAGCCGTGAAGCGCTGGCCGGGCTCGGCACCTTGTCCGAGACACGGCAATTTCTGTTCGCTGCGCTGCTGCTAGCGGACCAGCTGATCGACAAGGATCCGGACGACCCCGCCGTATCGGTTTCGCCCTCGCTCCCCGCCGGGCCAGATCCGGCGGTCGTCAATCGCGCCGTATCGCTTGCCGACCGGCTCGAGTCGATTGCGGACGCACTTGAGCGCGAGGCTCCGAACCCCTAG